The proteins below come from a single Solidesulfovibrio sp. genomic window:
- a CDS encoding PAS domain S-box protein gives MTVPGHQAPPRDDRHPPMPVCGDCRSMAVALLALCGLGLLDYPAFHILSELGCLAAGTAAFLVIWNTRAFVEHGFFLVFAAAFLAASGYGALHILGVLGLARFPLPATAIDSIRAAGPLGLAASLCLGTWLSPGRTFTPGATLVAVVGGNAALGLSLALATAAMPASGAAIVAVAHAATLAFLAATALFRGRLGLGSRLAAPLVATLACLALAEAAFCLAGPGIWPGLVGQAAKLLGYWLGCRMAVVTGVDRPHERLRDEIRRRERELAARMVRLGAQARAIYDLAGLPSLEDGDFTAFATALVEKSMAVLGVGRAGVWLLSPDDDRLICRIAGGAARADEGSSLGRADAPGYFEALAHERLLVVNAIEASPLTRPLAETYLAPRGIVSLLDAPLRFSGRPAGVLKLEHTGTPRRFADDEQAFAGSAADLLALAMEAAERRQAARELAESELRLRSLVEAMPDPICFKDADGRWIVANQAMLDTFGLSPGTWRGLTNAELAERFGVDTGMLEIASASDHRVWASRETNAFGLSLPLPDGRERHFDVIRAPLYHANGQPKGLVSVWRDVTASRDALLRLRESNQELEAIYNETSDGLVIADVGNRAIVRVNAAACRMFGYAPKALTALSPWDLHPLEERRRSLEQFGAIVAGRLRLLEGIPCRRADGTVFFADISAQPITYGGRTAILGFYRDISERRQAEEALKSSEARFRRVFNGTYDAIFLHAEDGGIIDVNDKALELYGVRRDEAAAFSLERDYSAEDNPADKLHTFWREVMAGQDRFFEWKARRPHDGSVFYVEVYLRRLDLAGRPVILANVRDVTERKRVLAALAARQEEISALNRDLADRVREETEKNRQKDILLLNRTRLAAMGEMIGNIAHQWRQPLNALSILLANMRFEYEAACEAESPELLASHATAGEILRKMSATIDDFRNFFKPDKQREAFAVVEAIGDALLLIEASLIQHGVKVRFTARKNPRVFGFRGEFSQVMLNLLGNAKDAILASRRTGGQLAIRVMERHGRAVVAVTDNGGGIPEAALPRIFDPYFTTKAETGGTGLGLYMSKIIIEEHMQGSLTAANTEGGTRFSVRVPLAPASPPAIANRTP, from the coding sequence ATGACCGTCCCCGGACACCAGGCGCCTCCCCGCGACGACCGCCACCCGCCCATGCCCGTCTGCGGCGACTGCCGGTCCATGGCCGTGGCCCTGCTGGCCCTGTGCGGGCTGGGGTTGCTCGACTACCCGGCCTTCCACATCCTTTCCGAACTGGGCTGCCTGGCGGCCGGAACGGCGGCCTTCCTCGTCATCTGGAACACCCGGGCCTTCGTGGAACACGGGTTTTTCCTGGTTTTCGCGGCGGCCTTCCTGGCGGCGTCCGGCTATGGGGCCCTGCACATCCTGGGCGTGTTGGGACTGGCCCGTTTCCCCCTGCCGGCGACGGCCATCGATTCGATCCGGGCCGCCGGCCCGTTGGGCCTGGCCGCCTCGCTGTGCCTGGGGACCTGGCTTTCTCCGGGGAGGACGTTCACCCCGGGCGCGACCCTTGTCGCCGTCGTCGGCGGCAACGCGGCCCTGGGCTTATCCCTGGCCCTGGCCACGGCGGCCATGCCGGCATCCGGCGCCGCCATCGTCGCCGTGGCCCATGCGGCGACCCTGGCGTTTCTGGCGGCAACGGCCCTTTTCCGGGGCCGCCTCGGCCTTGGCTCCCGCCTGGCGGCGCCGCTGGTGGCGACGCTGGCCTGCCTGGCCCTGGCCGAGGCGGCCTTTTGCCTGGCCGGGCCCGGGATCTGGCCGGGCCTGGTGGGCCAGGCGGCCAAGCTCCTGGGCTATTGGCTCGGCTGCCGGATGGCCGTGGTCACGGGGGTGGACAGGCCCCATGAGCGGCTGCGCGACGAAATCCGGCGCCGGGAACGGGAACTGGCGGCGCGCATGGTGCGCCTGGGCGCCCAGGCCCGGGCCATCTACGACCTGGCCGGCCTGCCGTCCCTGGAGGACGGCGATTTCACCGCCTTCGCCACCGCCCTGGTGGAAAAGTCCATGGCCGTGCTGGGGGTGGGCCGGGCCGGCGTCTGGCTCCTCTCCCCGGACGACGACCGCCTGATCTGCCGGATCGCCGGCGGCGCGGCCCGCGCCGATGAGGGCTCGTCCCTGGGCCGCGCCGACGCCCCCGGTTATTTCGAGGCCCTGGCCCACGAACGCCTGCTCGTCGTCAACGCCATCGAGGCCTCGCCCTTGACCAGGCCCCTGGCCGAGACCTATCTCGCCCCGCGCGGCATCGTTTCCCTGCTGGACGCGCCCCTGCGTTTTTCCGGCCGGCCGGCCGGCGTGCTCAAGCTCGAACACACGGGCACCCCCCGCCGCTTCGCCGACGACGAGCAGGCCTTCGCCGGCTCGGCCGCCGACCTCCTGGCCCTGGCCATGGAGGCGGCCGAGCGCCGCCAGGCCGCCCGGGAACTGGCCGAAAGCGAACTGCGCCTGCGCTCCCTCGTGGAGGCCATGCCCGATCCGATCTGCTTCAAGGACGCCGACGGCCGCTGGATCGTGGCCAACCAGGCCATGCTCGACACCTTCGGCCTGTCCCCGGGCACCTGGCGGGGACTGACCAATGCCGAACTGGCCGAGCGTTTCGGCGTGGACACGGGCATGCTCGAAATCGCCTCGGCCTCGGACCACCGCGTCTGGGCCAGCCGGGAAACGAACGCCTTCGGCCTGTCCCTGCCGCTGCCCGACGGCCGGGAGCGCCACTTCGACGTGATCAGGGCGCCGCTTTACCATGCAAACGGCCAGCCCAAGGGCCTGGTCAGCGTCTGGCGCGACGTCACCGCCTCTCGCGACGCCCTGCTGCGGCTTCGCGAGAGCAACCAGGAACTGGAGGCCATCTACAACGAGACTTCCGACGGGCTGGTCATCGCCGACGTCGGCAATCGGGCCATCGTGCGCGTCAACGCCGCCGCCTGCCGCATGTTCGGCTACGCGCCCAAGGCCCTGACCGCCCTGTCCCCCTGGGACCTGCACCCCCTGGAGGAACGGCGGCGTTCCCTGGAGCAGTTCGGCGCCATCGTGGCCGGCCGGCTGCGCCTGCTGGAAGGCATCCCCTGCCGCCGGGCCGACGGCACGGTCTTTTTCGCCGACATCTCGGCCCAGCCCATCACCTACGGCGGCCGGACGGCCATCCTGGGCTTTTACCGCGACATCTCCGAACGCCGCCAGGCCGAGGAGGCCCTCAAATCCTCGGAAGCCCGCTTCCGTCGCGTGTTCAACGGCACCTACGACGCCATCTTCCTGCACGCCGAGGACGGCGGCATCATCGACGTCAACGACAAGGCCCTGGAACTGTACGGCGTGCGCCGCGACGAGGCCGCCGCCTTCTCCCTGGAGCGCGACTACTCCGCCGAGGACAATCCCGCGGACAAGCTCCACACCTTCTGGCGCGAAGTCATGGCCGGCCAGGACCGGTTCTTCGAATGGAAGGCCAGGCGCCCCCACGACGGCAGCGTGTTTTACGTGGAAGTCTACCTGCGCCGCCTGGACCTGGCCGGACGACCGGTCATCCTGGCCAACGTGCGCGACGTCACGGAACGCAAGCGCGTCCTGGCCGCCCTGGCCGCCCGCCAGGAGGAAATCTCGGCGCTCAACCGCGACCTGGCCGACCGGGTGCGCGAGGAAACCGAGAAAAACCGCCAGAAGGACATCCTGCTGCTCAACCGGACGAGGCTTGCCGCCATGGGCGAGATGATCGGCAACATCGCCCACCAGTGGCGCCAGCCCTTAAACGCCCTGTCCATCCTCCTGGCCAACATGCGCTTCGAATACGAGGCCGCCTGCGAGGCCGAGTCCCCGGAACTGCTGGCCTCCCACGCCACGGCCGGCGAGATCCTGCGCAAGATGTCCGCCACCATCGACGACTTCCGCAACTTCTTCAAACCCGACAAGCAGCGCGAAGCCTTCGCCGTGGTCGAGGCCATCGGCGACGCCTTGCTGCTCATCGAGGCGAGCCTGATCCAGCACGGCGTCAAGGTCCGCTTCACGGCCCGCAAAAACCCGCGCGTCTTCGGCTTTCGCGGCGAATTCTCCCAGGTCATGCTCAACCTGCTCGGCAACGCCAAGGACGCCATCCTGGCCAGCCGCAGGACCGGCGGGCAACTCGCCATCCGGGTCATGGAACGCCACGGCCGGGCCGTGGTCGCCGTGACCGACAACGGCGGCGGCATCCCCGAGGCGGCCCTGCCCCGCATCTTCGACCCCTACTTCACCACCAAGGCCGAAACGGGCGGCACGGGACTGGGGCTGTACATGTCCAAGATCATCATCGAGGAACACATGCAAGGCAGCCTGACCGCGGCCAACACCGAGGGCGGGACGCGTTTTTCCGTGCGCGTGCCCCTGGCGCCGGCCTCGCCGCCCGCCATCGCCAACCGCACGCCATGA